From the Leifsonia sp. AG29 genome, one window contains:
- a CDS encoding aminopeptidase P family protein: MESQAPSDTTDAAVPTEPAEAPRATANRSTTPGSEAFRAYIGSGWAERPEVTPAPRAQASFAAARRARVSELFPGKRLIIPAGRLKQRSNDTDYPFRPHSAFAHLTGWGSDSEPGSVLVLEPTADGHEATLYFRERAGRDSDEFYANPEIGEFWIGARPSLAQVAGDLDLPTRALAEVDPLLDEADGETIILREADPAITDRVDAARMVLWDDTDGDRDPEDHEDDDRLARDLSELRLIKDDFEVGELRAAVAATARGFDDVLADLPQIVANARGERLIEGAFYTRARVEGNAVGYDTIAASGPHACILHWTRNDGPVVPGDLVLLDAGVEVDSLYTADITRTFPVDGTFGETQRLVYEAVLEAADAAFAIVRPGIRFREIHAAAMAVIARRTAEWGLLPVTAEEALEAENQHHRRYMVHGTSHHLGLDVHDCAQARRDLYLDGTLEPGMVFTIEPGLYFQPDDLTVPERFRGIGVRIEDNILVTAGGAENLSTAIPRTADDVEAWVRRLSAR; encoded by the coding sequence ATGGAATCGCAGGCCCCCTCGGACACCACGGACGCCGCCGTCCCCACTGAACCGGCGGAGGCCCCCCGGGCCACCGCGAACCGGTCGACCACCCCCGGGTCGGAGGCGTTCCGTGCCTACATCGGCAGTGGCTGGGCCGAGCGCCCCGAGGTGACTCCTGCGCCCCGCGCTCAGGCCTCGTTCGCCGCTGCGCGTCGCGCGCGTGTGTCCGAGCTGTTCCCGGGCAAGCGGTTGATCATCCCCGCCGGCCGGCTCAAGCAGCGCTCGAACGACACCGACTACCCGTTCCGGCCGCACTCCGCCTTCGCCCACCTGACCGGGTGGGGCTCCGACTCCGAGCCGGGCAGCGTTCTCGTCCTCGAGCCGACCGCCGACGGCCACGAGGCGACCCTCTACTTCCGGGAACGCGCGGGGCGCGATTCCGACGAGTTCTACGCCAACCCCGAGATCGGCGAGTTCTGGATCGGCGCGCGGCCGTCGCTGGCGCAGGTGGCCGGCGATCTGGACCTCCCGACGCGCGCCCTCGCCGAGGTCGACCCCCTCCTCGACGAGGCCGACGGCGAGACGATCATCCTGAGGGAGGCGGACCCCGCGATCACGGACCGCGTCGACGCCGCGCGCATGGTGCTGTGGGACGACACGGACGGCGACCGCGACCCCGAGGACCACGAGGACGACGACCGGCTCGCCCGCGACCTCTCCGAGCTGCGGCTGATCAAGGACGATTTCGAGGTCGGCGAGCTGCGAGCCGCCGTGGCCGCCACCGCGCGCGGCTTCGACGACGTGCTGGCCGATCTCCCGCAGATCGTCGCGAACGCGCGAGGCGAGCGGCTCATCGAGGGCGCGTTCTACACCCGGGCCCGGGTGGAGGGCAACGCCGTCGGCTACGACACGATCGCGGCGAGCGGCCCGCACGCCTGCATCCTCCACTGGACCCGGAACGACGGCCCGGTGGTCCCCGGCGACCTGGTCCTCCTGGACGCCGGCGTCGAGGTCGACAGCCTCTACACGGCCGACATCACCCGCACGTTCCCGGTCGACGGCACGTTCGGCGAGACGCAGCGCCTCGTCTACGAGGCGGTGCTAGAAGCCGCCGACGCCGCCTTCGCGATCGTCCGCCCGGGCATCCGCTTCCGCGAGATCCACGCGGCCGCCATGGCGGTGATCGCGCGGCGCACGGCCGAGTGGGGACTCCTCCCGGTCACCGCCGAGGAGGCGCTCGAGGCGGAGAACCAGCACCACCGGCGCTACATGGTCCACGGCACGAGCCACCACCTGGGTCTGGACGTGCACGACTGCGCACAGGCGCGCCGCGACCTCTACCTCGATGGCACGCTCGAGCCCGGCATGGTGTTCACGATCGAGCCCGGCCTGTACTTCCAGCCCGACGACCTGACGGTGCCGGAACGGTTCCGCGGCATCGGCGTGCGGATCGAGGACAACATCCTCGTGACCGCGGGCGGTGCCGAGAACCTCTCCACCGCCATCCCGCGGACCGCCGACGACGTCGAGGCCTGGGTCCGGCGGCTCAGCGCCCGCTGA
- a CDS encoding PHP domain-containing protein: MADARRFRGPVDLHTHSSVSDGTETPAELVRSAARAGLGAVALTDHDSTAGWDAAAAEAVRSGVTVIPGMELSTRIEFASVHMLGYLFDPTDEALVAETERIRAGRMRRAEDMVRRIAEDYDITWDDVMAQASDGATVGRPHIADALVARGLASDRSAAFAGILHWRSGYFQPHYAPDPLTGVRLIRGAGGVPVLAHPATSSRGSVIPEERLRRLVDAGLFGLELDHRENRTEGVETLRALARRFGLAVTGSSDYHGSGKPNRLGENTTDPAVVDRMIEDATGAAPFYAS; the protein is encoded by the coding sequence ATGGCTGATGCGCGACGGTTCCGCGGTCCCGTCGACCTCCACACGCACTCGAGCGTGTCGGACGGGACGGAGACCCCCGCCGAGCTCGTGCGCTCCGCCGCTCGCGCCGGCCTGGGCGCCGTCGCCCTCACCGACCACGACTCGACGGCCGGCTGGGACGCCGCCGCCGCCGAGGCCGTCCGCTCCGGCGTCACCGTGATCCCGGGCATGGAGTTGTCGACCCGGATCGAGTTCGCCAGCGTCCACATGCTCGGGTACCTGTTCGACCCGACCGACGAGGCCCTCGTCGCCGAGACCGAGCGGATCCGCGCCGGGCGCATGCGCCGCGCCGAGGACATGGTCCGCCGGATCGCGGAGGACTACGACATCACGTGGGACGACGTCATGGCGCAGGCCTCGGACGGCGCGACCGTGGGCCGCCCGCACATCGCGGACGCACTCGTCGCCCGCGGGCTGGCGAGCGACCGGAGCGCCGCCTTCGCGGGGATCCTCCACTGGAGGAGCGGGTACTTCCAGCCCCACTACGCGCCGGACCCGCTCACCGGCGTCCGGCTCATCCGCGGAGCCGGGGGCGTGCCCGTCCTCGCCCACCCCGCCACCAGCAGCCGGGGGAGTGTCATCCCGGAGGAGCGCCTGCGACGGCTCGTCGACGCCGGCCTCTTCGGCCTGGAGCTCGACCACCGCGAGAACCGCACCGAGGGCGTCGAGACGTTGAGAGCGCTCGCGCGCAGGTTCGGGCTCGCGGTCACCGGCTCCAGCGATTACCACGGCTCCGGCAAGCCCAATCGCCTCGGCGAGAACACGACCGACCCCGCCGTCGTCGACCGGATGATCGAAGACGCGACAGGCGCGGCGCCTTTCTACGCTTCGTGA
- a CDS encoding DEAD/DEAH box helicase: MTFSELNIDHDMVEALASKGITEPFPIQSQTIPLGLSGQDIIGQAKTGTGKTLGFGLPLLQRLGPDPEPGVQALVVVPTRELAIQVFEDLEQAASNRPTSIAAIYGGKAYEGQIAQLKAGAQVVVGTPGRLLDLAGQRLLNLGNVREMVLDEADKMLDLGFLADIEKLFAQTPATRHTMLFSATMPGPIVALARRFMTRPIHIRATDPDEGQVQANIKHLIYRAHSLDKDEVIARMLQAEGRGKTVIFTRTKRAAAKLVEELTDRGFSAAAVHGDLNQEQRERAMAAFRAGKKDVLIATDVAARGIDVDDVTHVINHTIPDDEKTYLHRVGRTGRAGKTGVAVTFVDWEDLHKWALINRALEFGQPEPVETYSSSPHLYSDLGIPAGAKGRLKPTPAVKTPEGDAPRSAPHGESDSARSGGNRRRRTRSGRPADGASASASAPAPSHADGSPAATGTHDGGGAQHRDGNSAPRRRRRRSRGGSPATPAS; this comes from the coding sequence GTGACTTTCTCCGAACTGAACATCGACCACGACATGGTGGAGGCGCTCGCCTCCAAGGGCATCACCGAGCCGTTCCCCATCCAGTCGCAGACGATCCCGCTCGGCCTCTCCGGCCAGGACATCATCGGCCAGGCCAAGACCGGCACCGGCAAGACGCTCGGCTTCGGCCTCCCGCTGCTCCAGCGCCTCGGCCCGGACCCCGAGCCGGGAGTGCAGGCGCTCGTCGTCGTGCCGACCCGCGAGCTCGCGATCCAGGTCTTCGAGGACCTCGAGCAGGCCGCGTCGAACCGGCCGACGTCCATCGCCGCCATCTACGGCGGCAAGGCGTACGAGGGCCAGATCGCGCAGCTCAAGGCCGGCGCGCAGGTCGTCGTCGGCACCCCCGGACGCCTCCTCGACCTCGCGGGCCAGCGCCTCCTGAACCTCGGCAACGTCCGCGAGATGGTGCTCGACGAGGCCGACAAGATGCTCGACCTCGGCTTCCTCGCCGACATCGAGAAGCTGTTCGCGCAGACGCCCGCCACCCGGCACACGATGCTCTTCTCCGCCACGATGCCCGGGCCGATCGTAGCCCTGGCGCGCCGCTTCATGACGCGCCCGATCCACATCCGCGCCACCGACCCCGACGAGGGCCAGGTGCAGGCCAACATCAAGCACCTCATCTACCGCGCGCACTCGCTCGACAAGGACGAGGTCATCGCCCGGATGCTCCAGGCGGAGGGCCGCGGCAAGACCGTGATCTTCACGCGCACGAAGCGCGCCGCCGCCAAGCTGGTGGAGGAGCTCACCGACCGCGGCTTCAGCGCCGCCGCCGTGCACGGCGACCTCAACCAGGAGCAGCGCGAGCGGGCGATGGCCGCGTTCCGCGCCGGCAAGAAGGACGTCCTGATCGCGACCGACGTCGCCGCCCGCGGCATCGACGTCGACGACGTGACGCACGTGATCAACCACACCATCCCCGACGACGAGAAGACCTACCTGCACCGCGTGGGCCGCACGGGCCGGGCCGGCAAGACCGGCGTGGCCGTGACCTTCGTCGACTGGGAGGACCTGCACAAGTGGGCGCTCATCAACCGGGCGCTCGAGTTCGGCCAGCCCGAGCCCGTCGAGACCTACTCGTCGTCGCCGCACCTGTACAGCGACCTCGGCATCCCGGCCGGCGCCAAGGGCCGGCTCAAGCCGACGCCCGCGGTGAAGACCCCGGAGGGCGACGCCCCGCGCTCGGCGCCTCACGGTGAGAGCGACTCCGCGCGGTCCGGCGGCAACCGCCGTCGCCGCACGCGCAGCGGACGCCCCGCCGACGGCGCCTCCGCCTCCGCCTCCGCGCCGGCTCCGTCGCACGCCGACGGTTCGCCGGCCGCGACCGGCACGCACGACGGCGGCGGGGCTCAGCACCGCGACGGCAACAGCGCTCCGCGGCGCCGCCGTCGCCGCTCGCGCGGCGGCTCCCCGGCGACGCCCGCGAGCTGA